The Stomoxys calcitrans chromosome 3, idStoCalc2.1, whole genome shotgun sequence genome includes a region encoding these proteins:
- the LOC106089634 gene encoding bone morphogenetic protein receptor type-1B isoform X2, whose amino-acid sequence MAPKSRKKKAHARTLTCYCDGSCPNNVVNGTCETRPGGSCFSAVEEVYDESTGTYEEERTYGCMPPEENGGFLMCKVAAVPHLHGKNIDCCDGGDMCNRHLYPAFTPKLTTPAPELPVSSQSVHYLAMIASVIICIFAFIVIVVIACVTYRRREKLRKQSRLISSMCNSQLSPLSQMVEQSSGSGSGLPLLVQRTIAKQIQMVRLVGKGRYGEVWLAKWRDEKVAVKTFFTTEEASWFRETEIYQTVLMRHENILGFIAADIKGNGSWTQMLLITDYHENGSLHDYLSTSVINPQKLQLLSYSLASGLAHLHDEIFGTPGKPAIAHRDIKSKNILVKRNGQCAIADFGLAVKYISELDEIHIAQNTRVGTRRYMAPEVLNQTLNPQQFEEFKRADMYSVGLVLWEMARRCYTPIPGSKATTCEDYALPYHDVVPSDPTFEDMHDVVCVKGFRPPIPSRWQEDDVLATVSKIMQECWHQNPTVRLTALRVKKTLGRLEPDYMDCPMKIV is encoded by the exons CGCGCACATTAACCTGCTATTGCGATGGCAGCTGTCCCAATAATGTTGTAAATGGCACTTGCGAAACCCGGCCGGGAGGATCTTGCTTTAGCGCTGTCGAAGAAGTTTATGATGAGAGCACAGGCACCTATGAGGAAGAAAGAACATATGGTTGCATGCCTCCTGAGGAAAATGGAGGCTTTCTTatg TGCAAAGTTGCCGCCGTACCGCACCTGCATGGAAAAAATATCGATTGCTGCGATGGCGGTGATATGTGTAATCGTCATCTCTATCCTGCCTTTACACCCAAACTTACCACACCTGCCCCCGAATTGCCAGTGAGCTCACAATCTGTCCATTATCTGGCCATGATTGCCTCTGTGATCATTTGCATATTCGCCTTCATTGTCATAGTGGTCATTGCCTGCGTGACCTATCGGAGAAGGGAGAAACTGAGGAAACAGTCACGCCTTATCAGCAGCATGTGTAATAGCCAATTATCACCCCTGTCACAAATGGTCGAACAGAGTTCTGGTTCCGGTTCCGGTCTGCCGCTATTGGTTCAGCGAACCATTGCCAAACAAATTCAAATGGTACGCCTGGTGGGTAAGGGTCGTTATGGCGAGGTATGGCTGGCCAAGTGGCGCGATGAAAAGGTAGCCGTAAAGACATTCTTCACCACCGAAGAGGCTTCTTGGTTTCGTGAAACGGAAATCTATCAAACTGTGCTGATGAGACATGAAAATATTTTGGGCTTTATTGCAGCCGATATCAAGGGTAATGGCAGCTGGACCCAGATGTTGTTAATCACCGATTACCACGAAAATGGTAGTCTCCATGATTACCTATCCACCTCGGTTATAAATCcacaaaaattgcaattattgtcTTACTCCTTGGCCTCGGGTTTGGCCCATCTACATGATGAGATCTTTGGTACACCTGGCAAACCGGCTATAGCCCATCGCGATATAAAGAGCAAGAATATTTTGGTGAAGCGCAACGGCCAATGTGCCATAGCTGACTTTGGTTTGGCAGTGAAATACATCTCGGAATTGGATGAGATACATATTGCTCAAAACACCCGTGTGGGCACACGACGCTACATGGCGCCCGAGGTATTGAATCAGACCTTGAATCCCCAACAGTTTGAAGAATTCAAACGGGCCGATATGTACTCTGTGGGTTTGGTGCTGTGGGAAATGGCTCGCCGCTGTTACACACCCATACCCGGCTCCAAGGCCACCACCTGTGAGGATTATGCCTTGCCCTATCATGATGTTGTACCCTCTGATCCCACATTTGAAGATATGCACGATGTGGTGTGTGTTAAGGGTTTCCGACCACCCATACCCTCACGTTGGCAAGAGGATGATGTATTGGCGACAGTGTCCAAAATAATGCAAGAATGTTGGCATCAAAATCCCACAGTGCGACTGACGGCGCTGAGGGTAAAAAAGACCTTGGGTCGCCTAGAGCCCGACTACATGGACTGTCCTATGAAAATTGTGTAG